The following are from one region of the Arachis duranensis cultivar V14167 chromosome 10, aradu.V14167.gnm2.J7QH, whole genome shotgun sequence genome:
- the LOC107469570 gene encoding AP-3 complex subunit sigma isoform X1, with protein MSLQRGCSRSLSPRTTAVSASVFEDFKACISEEASCQTISEINLKKQKMIRAVLVMNTQGRPRITKFYEFWPVEKQHEAIRNVFSVLCSRAEHVSNFVDAESIFGPDSRLVYKHFATLYFVLIFDSSENELAMLDLIQVFVETLDKCFRNVCELDIVFNYSKIHAILDEIIFGGQVLETSSTEVMKAVEEITKLEAASNAINLVSKSVSNWRSR; from the exons ATGTCTCTCCAGCGAGGCTGCAGCCGATCTCTCTCGCCGCGG ACCACTGCAGTATCCGCATCAGTGTTTGAGGACTTCAAGGCTTGTATCTCAGAAGAAGCTAGTTGCCAAACAATATCGGAGATCAATTTGAAG AAGCAAAAGATGATAAGAGCGGTGCTCGTGATGAACACGCAGGGGAGACCTCGTATCACCAAATTCTATGAATTTTGG CCTGTGGAGAAACAGCATGAAGCAATTCGCAATGTCTTTTCAG TCTTGTGCAGTAGAGCAGAACATGTAAGCAATTTCGTGGATGCTGAATCCATTTTTGGCCCG GATTCTCGCCTTGTCTACAAGCATTTTGCAACTTTGTACTTTGTGTTGATATTTGATAGCTCTGAAAATGAGCTTGCAATGCTCGACTTGATACAAG TCTTTGTTGAAACATTGGACAAATGCTTCAGAAATGTATGCGAGCTTGACATTGTGTTCAACTATAGTAAG ATACATGCCATACTAGACGAGATTATTTTTGGAGGTCAGGTATTGGAGACAAGTTCAACAGAGGTTATGAAGGCTGTCGAGGAAATAACAAA GCTAGAAGCAGCATCCAATGCAATCAATCTTGTTTCAAAGTCTGTTTCTAATTGGAGGTCGCGGTAG
- the LOC107469570 gene encoding AP-3 complex subunit sigma isoform X2: MSLQRGCSRSLSPRTTAVSASVFEDFKACISEEASCQTISEINLKPVEKQHEAIRNVFSVLCSRAEHVSNFVDAESIFGPDSRLVYKHFATLYFVLIFDSSENELAMLDLIQVFVETLDKCFRNVCELDIVFNYSKIHAILDEIIFGGQVLETSSTEVMKAVEEITKLEAASNAINLVSKSVSNWRSR; the protein is encoded by the exons ATGTCTCTCCAGCGAGGCTGCAGCCGATCTCTCTCGCCGCGG ACCACTGCAGTATCCGCATCAGTGTTTGAGGACTTCAAGGCTTGTATCTCAGAAGAAGCTAGTTGCCAAACAATATCGGAGATCAATTTGAAG CCTGTGGAGAAACAGCATGAAGCAATTCGCAATGTCTTTTCAG TCTTGTGCAGTAGAGCAGAACATGTAAGCAATTTCGTGGATGCTGAATCCATTTTTGGCCCG GATTCTCGCCTTGTCTACAAGCATTTTGCAACTTTGTACTTTGTGTTGATATTTGATAGCTCTGAAAATGAGCTTGCAATGCTCGACTTGATACAAG TCTTTGTTGAAACATTGGACAAATGCTTCAGAAATGTATGCGAGCTTGACATTGTGTTCAACTATAGTAAG ATACATGCCATACTAGACGAGATTATTTTTGGAGGTCAGGTATTGGAGACAAGTTCAACAGAGGTTATGAAGGCTGTCGAGGAAATAACAAA GCTAGAAGCAGCATCCAATGCAATCAATCTTGTTTCAAAGTCTGTTTCTAATTGGAGGTCGCGGTAG
- the LOC107469570 gene encoding AP-3 complex subunit sigma isoform X3, which translates to MIRAVLVMNTQGRPRITKFYEFWPVEKQHEAIRNVFSVLCSRAEHVSNFVDAESIFGPDSRLVYKHFATLYFVLIFDSSENELAMLDLIQVFVETLDKCFRNVCELDIVFNYSKIHAILDEIIFGGQVLETSSTEVMKAVEEITKLEAASNAINLVSKSVSNWRSR; encoded by the exons ATGATAAGAGCGGTGCTCGTGATGAACACGCAGGGGAGACCTCGTATCACCAAATTCTATGAATTTTGG CCTGTGGAGAAACAGCATGAAGCAATTCGCAATGTCTTTTCAG TCTTGTGCAGTAGAGCAGAACATGTAAGCAATTTCGTGGATGCTGAATCCATTTTTGGCCCG GATTCTCGCCTTGTCTACAAGCATTTTGCAACTTTGTACTTTGTGTTGATATTTGATAGCTCTGAAAATGAGCTTGCAATGCTCGACTTGATACAAG TCTTTGTTGAAACATTGGACAAATGCTTCAGAAATGTATGCGAGCTTGACATTGTGTTCAACTATAGTAAG ATACATGCCATACTAGACGAGATTATTTTTGGAGGTCAGGTATTGGAGACAAGTTCAACAGAGGTTATGAAGGCTGTCGAGGAAATAACAAA GCTAGAAGCAGCATCCAATGCAATCAATCTTGTTTCAAAGTCTGTTTCTAATTGGAGGTCGCGGTAG